The genomic region CATGGTCACTTGTTTACCTGCCTTCTTAAGAATTTCGTAGATTAGATTGACTGTTGTTGTCTTGCCGTCGGTCCCCGTCACGCCGATAACGATCAAATTTTTGGCCGGATAGCGGAAAAAAATTGTGGCGAGGAGAGCCACAAAAAGGTGGTAGATATTCTTCAGTCCCTGAGGCATGAAGCTAATTATAGCATATTAAAGGTTATGGAAAAAACTTAAGATTTATCCTTCCTCATTATTCCGTAGGTGAAATACCGTAATAGGTAAAAAGCTCTTTTGAGATGTCAAAAAATAAAGGCGCCGCGGTTTCTGAACCCCACGGAGAACTTGTCGGCTCGGTTAAACGAACCAACATCACAAATTTAGGTTTGTCAGCCGGCGCAAAACCGACAAAAGAAGCAATGGTTCTTTTGTCATCGTAATGGCCGGCCACGGGAATTTGCGCGGTTCCGGTTTTGCCGGCGATACGAAAACCTTTAGGCTTAGCCCACTTCGCTTCGCCGTTATCCACAGCCGCCACCATCATTTCCCGTAAAGCTACGGTCGTTTCTTTTTTCAAAACTTGATCTAAAACTTTAGTTTTTATTTCGATCTTTCTGCCTTCTTTATCTTTGATTGAGGCCATAACATGAGGCTCTAAGAGTTTACCGCCATTGGCCAAAGAAGCGACGGCTTGAAGCATTTTAATGGGTGTTAGGGCAATCCCTTGTCCAAAAGAAGCCGTGGCCAAGTCGATTTCTTTCCATTCGCTTTTTGGCCTTAACGGCGATTCTTCCTCTTCTTCAAGATCAATGCCGGTCTTTTCTCCCAATCCAAACTTTTTGAAATAATCAACCATCTTGTCACGGCCAATTTTTCTTCCTAAAAAAACCATACCGGTATTACAGGAGCGTTCGAGAATTTGCGTCACGGTTTCGGCCCCGTGATATTTTTCATTCCAGGTCTTAATCGTGTAATCGCCGACAACCAACGGACCATTATCCTGAAAAATATCGGAAGGCCTAATCAGACCTTCATTAAGGGCTATCGCCATGGTGATCACCTTAAAAGTTGAACCCGGCTCATAAAGATCGGCGACAACCGGATTTTTAAAAAGCTCCGAAGAGAATAAATTATATTTAAAAGGATCATAAGCCGGAAAAGACGCCATCGCCAAAATTCCCCCCGTTTCCGGATCCATGATAACCACACTGCCCTGTTTCGCTCCGTATCTTTTGATGGCTTCATTAAGTTTTTTTTCCGCCACAAATTGGACTGTCCGATCAAGATGCAAGATTAAATCCCGACCGTCTTTAGCTTTTTCCTCACTGACCTCACCCAATAAAATCGGCGCTCCCCTGACGTCTTTTTCCTGACGTAAATTGCCTTCTTTACCACGAAGCTCACGATCATAAAAACCTTCTAAACCAAAATAACCCTTGTCCTTGCCATCGGTGTCACTGCCGACAAAACCCAAAAGATGAGCCGCCATTGAGGCCTCCGAATAAAAACGTCTCGGCTCAAAACTTAGGCCCAGACCGGCAAGTTTAAGATTTTTAATCTCCTCGGCTTTCTCCTGGGAAATTTTATGCCCCAAGGCAACCCAATAAAGATCGGGATTAAGCTTGGCGGAGAGAGAAGCGACCGGAACTTCTAAAACGTCCGCAATTTTTGAGGCAAAGTTGGAATCTTTAATTT from Patescibacteria group bacterium harbors:
- a CDS encoding penicillin-binding protein 2, whose translation is MSRRSKLLFFFFLVTFFLIVCRLFWWQIVSGETLKIQAEKQYYEVLQLPASRGEILTGEGFPLVANEKAYLLFAEVKKIKDSNFASKIADVLEVPVASLSAKLNPDLYWVALGHKISQEKAEEIKNLKLAGLGLSFEPRRFYSEASMAAHLLGFVGSDTDGKDKGYFGLEGFYDRELRGKEGNLRQEKDVRGAPILLGEVSEEKAKDGRDLILHLDRTVQFVAEKKLNEAIKRYGAKQGSVVIMDPETGGILAMASFPAYDPFKYNLFSSELFKNPVVADLYEPGSTFKVITMAIALNEGLIRPSDIFQDNGPLVVGDYTIKTWNEKYHGAETVTQILERSCNTGMVFLGRKIGRDKMVDYFKKFGLGEKTGIDLEEEEESPLRPKSEWKEIDLATASFGQGIALTPIKMLQAVASLANGGKLLEPHVMASIKDKEGRKIEIKTKVLDQVLKKETTVALREMMVAAVDNGEAKWAKPKGFRIAGKTGTAQIPVAGHYDDKRTIASFVGFAPADKPKFVMLVRLTEPTSSPWGSETAAPLFFDISKELFTYYGISPTE